Genomic DNA from Chlorocebus sabaeus isolate Y175 chromosome 6, mChlSab1.0.hap1, whole genome shotgun sequence:
ACATTAAGAAATCTGTGACAAAGCACCATAGGCTTGGCAGAGAAGTCTGAAAAGATCTGTGcttgcatttcattttttctatgtctccccctccttttaaaaataattcctgagATAACATTGCACTGTAAACTAAGGAGAAAGATGCAGCTGAAGGTTTTCCTATGTGCACAATAACGACTGGGTCTCTCCCCAGGATAAATTATCAGATGGAGAATAAGGCTCTCGACTGAATGAATTTCTAATATGACTCTTCAGATGACCAGTAATATTCAGCAACAGGTTTTTCTCACAGTGAAGACACTTGAGGGGTTTCTCTTTGGTATGGTTGATCAGACGCCGAGGAAGATGTTTCCTCTGGCAAAACATTTGCCTCAGTGGTTACATTCAAAAAGTCCTTCCCTAAAAGAAGTTCTCGAAGGGTAACTGAGGTTTGTCCACCTGTAAAAGGTCTCCCCACATTTGTTACACTGATGGGATTTTTCCCAGCATGCATCCTTTGATGCTGAGTGAGGGATGAGCTGCGACTGAAGGCCTTTCCACATTCACTACATTTATAcggcttctctccagtgtggatGATGGCATGTCGAATGAGGTTTGTGCTCCAGCAAAACGATTTCCCACACTCAACACATTCATAGGGCTTCTCTCCACTATGAATCCGCTTGTGCCTCGTGAGGCCTGACATGCGCGTGAAGGCCTTTCCACACTCCACGCACTcatagggcttctctccagtgtggatGCTGAAGTGGCGAATGAGGTCTTTCCGATTgctaaaggctttcccacattctttgCACTCGaaaggcttttctccagtgtgagCCCTTTTATGCAAGATAAAAGTAGAGCAGTGGGTGAAGGCCTTTCCACATTCACTGCACACGAagggcttctccccagtgtgaATCCGCTGGTGCCTCTTGAGGTATGATCGGTGGTTGAAAGCCTTCCCACACTCGAGGCACTCAAagggcttctccccagtgtggATGACATAGTGGTGAATCAGGGCTGCGCTCTCCAAGAAGACcttcccacattcactgcactcATAGGGCTTCTCCCCGGTGTGAGTCTGCTGGTGCCACATGAGGTATGACCTGTGTTTGAAGACCTTGCCACACTCCAAGCACTCGTAGGGATTCTCACCACTGTGAACAACATAGTGCCGGAGAAAACCTGGCCTGTGTCGAAAGACTTGCCCACATTCTGTGCACACAAAGGATTTTTCTCCCGTGTGTCTCCTGTTATGCAAAACAAAATTGGAGCGGTGGGTGAAGGCCtttccacattcactgcactTGTAAGGCTTCTCTCCACTGTGAATCCGCTGGTGCTGGGTAAGGTATGACTTGCGGTTGAAGGCCTTTCCACACTCCATGCACTCATAGGGCCTCTCCCCAGTGTGGATCATGTGATGTTGCAGGAGATGTGTGCTCTTAATAAAGGTTTTCCCACATTCTGTGCATTCATAGGGCTTCACTCCAGAGTGAATTTTCTCATGTCCAGCAAGGAGGTGTTTCTTGTTAAATACTTTTCCACACTCACTgcatttaaagatattttcctcTTCCTGAATCATGGGATCTTTACCGGACTCACATGAGTTATGGCTGTGGACTGTATCTCCTGGAGAGACTTGCTCCTGTCCAATTGTCGAACACACACCGTCAGCTGTCCCTAAACCATCACATTCAGGGCTCATTTTCCCAGGAGGCTTCTCCTGGGGATCTACTCCTGGTCTGAAGTGTCCTTCCTGCATTTCTGATAGCCCATCCTGATCCTCGGCTTGCCCCAACTGGGAGTCCACTGAGTTTCCTTCTGTCAGTTGTCCCTGAAGTGAGATTCCCTCTGACAAGGCTGGCTCACAAGTGGTAGGTTCTGTGGTCTTAGCTTTTCCTTTGTCGCCTGAAAGAAATCCAGCACACAAAAGGGCCTGTTAGTAAAGGACAACATGGAAAAAAGAGTATTACCGTTTCTGTGAAAAACCGTAGATAAAAACATTGCCTCTGTGTCTGCTATTTTCTGTATCTCAAATTCTATGGTTTGTAATTTCTTTCTATCCTGGTCCGTGGACTCGGGATATTCTGAAAGGGAGACCTAGGGGCACAGGCAGAGTCAGGAGACAATGCGTCTGTCCGTGGAGTCACCTTCACAATTACAGACTGGACCTGGGTAGACAGCATAACGATGACACTGTGCGTGGTAAGCTTCCTCTGGGCAACTAAGCGAGGACACGCTGTCTTGCTACGAGAACACGAGGAAGGAGCACCTAATAAGCCCACATGGAAGACAGGAAGAGAGTAACAAAAATTAATCCCCAAAGAGAAGTACGCTTTTTGTGTGAAGTTGTGGAAAGTAACCTGTAAACACTGagtatttccaaaatgtttttcctCATGGTGGGACCCAACAGCCCCATCTGGCAGTTTATGCAAACAGGTAACTCATTGTGGACCCCTCCACAGTTTACCCTGATCAGGTTAAGGTCTGGACACACCAGAAAGCTAAGCCATGTGATTAGAAGGTTAGGGCTTAAGTCATAATGTAAATGCTGAATGTCTGGAAAGGATGGCATGCTGGAGACCGAGCCACACAGGTGATGAGACAATCAACTGTGGTTATGTAATGAGGCTTCAATACAATTGTGGACAACGAAGAGCTGGTGAGTTTCCTGGGTTGGCAACACTCTAAGCTCATATTGCCATATGCCAGACTGGGGCACAGTGAGTTCCTGAAGACACTAAGGCTTTGTGTTGGGAACCTTTCCAACCCAACATTCTGTGTCACTTCTAATTTGTTCCctttgctgtaataaacatgaCTGTAACTAAAATAGGTTTTAGGGAGTTTTCTGAGTCTTTTTAGCTAATTAGTGAACCTGACAATGGCTTTGGGACCCAAATTGTAGTCGGTGTCAGTAGAGTTGGACAGACCTGGTAGTCTTAGAGAACTGTGTCCTTAACCTTGAGCTTGGCTAATCCTGGGTAGGAAGAAATCAGTTATCCAGTAAGAGGTGCTCAACGAAGTGAGTCCTATGCTTGTGAAGAAGAGTTGCCATAAAGAGAAAGCGGGCGGGAAGGACACTGTAGTCTTAGGAGACAAAGCACAAAGAAACTGCAGGATGGTGTTGATGACAATCCAGCGACAGAGGGGAGATTGATTCCCATGATTCCAAGCTGGGTGACAGTGAAGGTCGTATGACTGATGTTACTATCACTCCAAGGCTCATAAGGAAAGAGTTAAGAGGACCTGGCTTGACACAGAGTCTCGTGTGCCTGAGGAACAGCCTGGAGAAAAGATGAGCACCACACACACGACCAATGGCCAGGCTGCTGTGCATGGTGCtcatctgttctttctttttttttttttcttgagacggagtctcgctctgtcgcccaggctggagtgcagtggcgcaatctcagctcactgcaagctctgcctcccaggttcacgccattctcctgcctcagcctcccaagtagctgggactacaggcgcccaacaccatgcccggctaatgttttgcatttttagtcgagatggggtttcactgtgttagctaggatggtctcaatctcctgacctcgtgatccgcccgccttggcctcccagagtgctgggattacaggcgtgagccaccgcacccagcctgtgctcatcttttcacctcagccccccaaagcctgtaatcccagtgctttgggaggccgaggtgagtagattacttgagcccagaagttcaacaccactctgaaaaacacagcaagctcccatctctcaaaaaattgtttaaaaacaaaaccaaaaacacagtagccaggcatggtagtgtaagcctgtgtagtcccagctgctctagaggctgagcagggaggattgcttgagccccagaattCAAGACTGCGGCAAACTATGTGCCACTGTACtatagcttgggcaacagagcaacacctcgtctcttaaaaacaaacaaaaaaactccaaatACACATGATcaagatgaagaaaattatataatcttATTTGAAGACAATAAAGATGATCTACATCAATGAAGAATTTAATAATATGAACTCACAATTTGACCCAAATTATATAAATTCAATATAAATCCCTGTAAAATACCAACTATACTTAATTACAGAACTTGATGGTCTGTTAAGCAAACGAAGCTAGAAAAATTGGGTAGCCACATGGAGAACGAAAATAACTGCATTGCTATCACACTATATATTCCAAATCAACCTCACTGAAAAAATGTCAAATgccaagttttaaaacttttagaataaaatatatttttaatatggagGTAAACCAACATTTTTTATACAAGACAAAAAATCATTAATTATATAAGAAAAGTTGCAAGTTAGACTACAGTAAATTAAGATGTTCTGGTGAAAGATACTTTAAAGAGAGTAAGAGGACAAAATTAAAACCTAGAATATGTTTTTCAGCATATATAAGTAATAAAAGGTAAGCATAAGAAATGTACAAAGAACCCCTACCAAgcaaacagagaaaggaaaacaggttAATGGAAATAGGCATTTatcatacaataaaaaatgatttgtattttcacagaagaaaatataaatcaacCAAAAATCATGGTAAGTTGCTAAAACATTACAGCagtgaaagaaagggaaatcaAGAGCACATGAGACTACTCTGTGTCCATTTGATGAGCAAACATTGAGAAGCCTTATAATGGAAAGGGTATGGATCAGTGGAACCTCTCACTTTTCTGGTTAAGTGCAAATTGGCATAGGCGctttagaaaacaaaagtaatGATCTTGCAAACTTGAGCATTTGCATAGCCTACAAACCAATAATTTCACTCCAAGAATTATCAAAAAATGCTCGTCCACAAGTGGAAAATGAACTATATATACGAATGTCCACAGCATCATTGTTTTTGTGAATGAAACGTAGacaatcattattattttttgcctctGCTTCATGGTCTCTtatgaattacttttatttatttatttttttgacacaggagctcaccgtcacccaggctggagtgcagtggcctgaataagatcacttcagccttgacctcctgggctcaagagatcctcccacctcagcctccagaatagctgggaccacaggcctgagccaccatgcccagctaatttttttaattttgcagagacggggtcttgccacgtttcccaggctggtgttaaactcctgagctcaagtaatcttcccacctcagcctcccaaagtgctgggattataggcatgaaccacggtGCCAGCCAAATCTAGGCAATTAAATGCTCACATACTAAACAAATGTATCAATTAATATACAAATGTATCATAAGCCACaagcatttattttcttcaaatgtaagaaacttgaggccgggcacagtggctcacgcctgtaatctcagtactttgggaggtcaaggcaggtggatcacctgaggtcaggagaccagcctggccaacatggtgaaaccccatttctattaaaaacacaaaaaattagctgagcatggtggcacgcgcctagaatcccagctactcgggaggctgaggcaggagaatcacttgaacctgtgaggcagaggttgcagtaagccaagattgcgtcactgtactccagccttggcaacaacagcaaaactccatctcaaaaaacaaaacaaaccaaccaaacaaaaaaacacaaaaattagccgggtgtaatggcgtgtacctgtaatcccagctacttgggaggctgaggcacagagactgcagtgagccaagacagcaccactgcactccagccccaggctacctaaacaaaaagaaaagaaaaaagaaaaaacaagcgtATTTTTCTGTTGAGTAGAGAAAGGATGAAATCACAAAACAAGCAGAATACAAATGAAGAAAGGATGTCCATGAAAGGAAGCGTCATCTAGACCCTGGTATAGGAACTGGCCATGACTGGGGCAAGAGCTCTTTCAGTAAGGAAAAGAGAAGTTGAGATAAACATTTAAGGGCTGCTGATCAAGCAATACAGGACGGTGGACTTTCTTTTCAACATGAAAGCCTGCTGACACATCCGCACTCACATGCTGAGACATCTGTGCCTGGAGATGAAAACTGTCTGGTTGGCTGGATGCAGGGACTCATGGAGGTGGAGGGGTTGACCTGTCTGAGGTTGGGGCCAGTCCCCTAATCTGCCTGGATGGCAGAGCCATTCACAGAAACTTGGGAGGTGGCAGGAGCGAGCAAGATCATGGGTTCCTTGTTACGCATGTTGAGTTTTGTGCTTTTGAGATTTTCAAGTGGAGACGTGGCACTGAAGAGGGGACGATCTGGAAGAGACTCTGAAGGGCTGAACAGGGACTGCACAGACACTCAGGGTTGGATGAGCAGCTCAAGGAACCCATGCGGGCAGAGGCCAAGGCTCTGCAGTGGCACCAATCCACACACCTGACAGATGGCCTCAGTGTCCTCAGCAGCCTGAGCGTGGGACAGAGAAGGTCAAATGTCACCCTGAGGTTTTTGGAAAACAGGTGATATAGGAAGACATGGGCGAAATACTGCTTCTTAGTGTCTGACTGACACTAAGGGAATGGGTGAAAGGAGAAGGTGGGAGAGGCTGATAGGCAGAATATAACTGGAAAGAGAAATTGGGAGAGTAAGAAAGGCCCTATTCCCCAGAGTTCAGAAGGAAATGTAACAGAGCATCACTCTTTAAGGTTAATGATGACATTTTGATGAGTCACTTACCATGGCTCAGAAACTATTCGGTTTTATGCATTACTGTATCACATGATAACATCTTCAAACTACTCAATGACATAAAAATGATTTCTAGTAACACTTTTCAGGAACAGACTCAATGTAGTGGACTGAGAGTAGGTGTTCACCAAACCTTCTGCTCTTCTCCGTAGGCAAGTGGCTCAGACACATTTCCCAGACCCATGGACCCATGACAAATGCCTAGTTCCTGTGGGTGGAATGTGACGGGAGCTGGTATTTCTGGAAGTGGGTGTAACTTCCCTTATTCCCTCAATTCTCTGCCAGCTCGAGGATGTTAGGATAATCTTAATGCAACAGGCTGATGACGGAAGGAACCTGGGTCTTGAATAACTGTGTAGTACAGAGCTCCCCACTGACCCACACAGACCCTGGTATGAATAAGAGTTATCATATGTGAACCACTGAAATGTTAGTCTGTCTGATACAGCAGCTACTATTAACTTAGCTGAAGTTATAAATAAAGACAGGAGATCTTGACCACATAGCAGGTGACTGGTAAGCCACAACTTCAGGCCCACGCAGTTGGAACCCCTGGACACA
This window encodes:
- the ZNF264 gene encoding zinc finger protein 264 yields the protein MAAAVLTDRAQVSVTFDDVAVTFTKEEWGQLDLTQRTLYQEVMLENCGLLVSLGCPIPRPELIYHLEHGQEPWTRKEDLSQDTCPGDKGKAKTTEPTTCEPALSEGISLQGQLTEGNSVDSQLGQAEDQDGLSEMQEGHFRPGVDPQEKPPGKMSPECDGLGTADGVCSTIGQEQVSPGDTVHSHNSCESGKDPMIQEEENIFKCSECGKVFNKKHLLAGHEKIHSGVKPYECTECGKTFIKSTHLLQHHMIHTGERPYECMECGKAFNRKSYLTQHQRIHSGEKPYKCSECGKAFTHRSNFVLHNRRHTGEKSFVCTECGQVFRHRPGFLRHYVVHSGENPYECLECGKVFKHRSYLMWHQQTHTGEKPYECSECGKVFLESAALIHHYVIHTGEKPFECLECGKAFNHRSYLKRHQRIHTGEKPFVCSECGKAFTHCSTFILHKRAHTGEKPFECKECGKAFSNRKDLIRHFSIHTGEKPYECVECGKAFTRMSGLTRHKRIHSGEKPYECVECGKSFCWSTNLIRHAIIHTGEKPYKCSECGKAFSRSSSLTQHQRMHAGKNPISVTNVGRPFTGGQTSVTLRELLLGKDFLNVTTEANVLPEETSSSASDQPYQRETPQVSSL